In a genomic window of Accipiter gentilis chromosome 23, bAccGen1.1, whole genome shotgun sequence:
- the TMEM115 gene encoding transmembrane protein 115, whose translation MRRYLPVARQHFLAALAGTSVVVKSLSAAVLLLYLLSFGLDTAYGLGVTPGYLLPPNFWVWTLLTHGLVEERAWGLAASLATLGAAGRLLEPLWGALELLVFFTVVNVSVGLLGALAYFLTYVASFHLAYLFTVRIHGGLGFLGGVLVALKQTMGDSTVLKVPQVRMKAVPMLLLLLLALLRLAALIKSNVLASYGFGLLSGWVYLRFYQRHSRGRGDMSDHFAFATFFPEILQPVVGLVANLVHGILVKVKVCRKTVKRYDVGAPSSITISLPGTDPQDAERRRQLALKALNERLKRVEDQSAWPSMEDDEEEAAVKADSPLLPDPAAAGKGASQESNLITFQDAPSQL comes from the exons ATGCGGCGGTACCTGCCGGTGGCCCGGCAGCACTTCCTGGCGGCGCTGGCCGGCACCAGCGTGGTGGTGAAGTCGCTGAGCGCCGCCGTCCTCCTCCTCTACCTGCTCTCCTTCGGCCTGGACACGGCCTACGGCCTGGGGGTGACCCCCGGCTACCTCCTGCCCCCCAACTTCTGGGTCTGGACGCTGCTGACGCACGGGCTGGTGGAGGAGCGGGCCTGGGGCCTGGCGGCCAGCCTGGCCACGctgggggcggccggccggctgctggagcccctctggggtGCCCTGGAGCTGCTGGTCTTCTTCACGGTGGTGAACGTCTCGGTGGGGCTCCTGGGGGCCCTCGCCTACTTCCTCACCTACGTGGCCTCCTTCCACCTCGCCTACCTGTTCACCGTCCGCATCCACGGCGGGCTGGGATTCCTCGGGGGAGTCTTGGTGGCCCTCAAGCAGACGATGGGGGACAGCACCGTCCTGAAGGTGCCCCAGGTCAGAATGAAGGCTGTCCCCatgctcctgctccttctcctggctctgctgcgGCTCGCCGCCCTCATCAAGAGCAATGTACTGGCCTCGTACGGCTTCGGGCTCCTCTCCGGCTGGGTCTATCTCCGTTTCTACCAGCGGCACAGTAGAGGCCGTGGAGATATGTCCGACCACTTCGCCTTCGCCACTTTCTTCCCTGAgatcctgcagcccgtggtgggtcTGGTGGCCAACCTGGTGCACGGCATCCTGGTGAAGGTGAAGGTCTGCCGCAAGACGGTCAAACGCTACGACGTGGGCGCCCCATCGTCCATCACCATCAGCCTGCCGGGGACGGACCCCCAGGACGCCGAGAGGAGAAG GCAGCTGGCCCTGAAGGCCCTGAATGAGCGGCTGAAGCGCGTGGAAGACCAGTCGGCCTGGCCTAGCATGGAGGATGAcgaggaggaggcagcagtgaAGGCTGACAGCCCGCTGCTGCCCGACCCCGCTGCGGCTGGCAAGGGCGCCAGCCAGGAGTCCAACCTCATCACCTTCCAGGATGCCCCATCCCAGCTGTGA
- the LOC126049851 gene encoding transmembrane reductase CYB561D2, with protein sequence MALTAETESRLYRSLRAAAGAAAHLVALGFPTAVAVLARPGSSLFSWHPLLMALAFSFLMTEALLIFSPETSLLRNFSRKVKVRVHWALQLLALLCALLGLGLIAYNKHLNGKAHFVTWHGLTGLLTVLYAGGQCAGGLLLLYPKLMKNWTLAKLKLYHATSGLVGYLLGCASLMLGMCSLWFTTSVTGVSWYLAMLCPLLTSLVIMNQVSNAYLYRKRSQH encoded by the exons aTGGCCCTGACGGCCGAGACCGAGTCCCGGCTGTACCGCTcgctgcgcgccgccgccggcgccgccgcccaCCTCGTGGCGCTGGGCTTCCCCACGGCCGTGGCCGTGCTGGCGCGGCCCGGATCCA GCCTCTTCTCCTGGCACCCGCTGCTCATGGCCCTCGCG TTCTCGTTCCTGATGACGGAAGCCCTGCTGATATTCTCCCCGGAGACCTCGCTGCTCCGCAACTTCTCCCGCAAAGTCAAAGTGCGGGTGCACTGGGCCCTCCAGCTGCTGGCCCTCCTCTGCGCCCTCCTGGGGCTGGGCCTCATCGCCTACAACAAGCACCTGAACGGCAAAGCCCACTTCGTCACCTGGCACGGCCTGACGGGGCTGCTGACCGTGCTGTACGCTGGCGGGCAGTGCGCGGGGGGCCTGCTGCTGCTCTACCCCAAGCTGATGAAGAACTGGACGCTGGCCAAGCTCAAGCTGTACCATGCGACCTCGGGGCTGGTGGGCTACCTGCTGGGCTGCGCCAGCCTGATGCTGGGCATGTGCTCCCTGTGGTTCACCACCTCAGTGACCGGCGTCTCCTGGTACCTCGCCATGCTGTGTCCCCTTCTCACCAGCCTGGTTATCATGAACCAGGTGAGCAACGCTTACCTGTACCGCAAGCGGAGCCAGCACTGA
- the NPRL2 gene encoding LOW QUALITY PROTEIN: GATOR complex protein NPRL2 (The sequence of the model RefSeq protein was modified relative to this genomic sequence to represent the inferred CDS: inserted 1 base in 1 codon) has protein sequence MRSRRRSAAAAAGAVPSPGLXPAAMGGRIECVFFSEFHPTLGPKITYQVPEDFISRELFDTIQVYVITKPELQNKLITVTAMEKKLIGCPVCIEHKKYSRNALLFNLGFVCDARAKACALEPIVKKLAGYLTTLELESGFISNEESKQKLVPIMTILLEELNAKGKCTLPIDESNTIHLKVIEQRPDPPIVQEYDVPVFTQDKDDFFNSQWDLTTQQILPYIDGFRHVQKISAEADVELNLVRIAVQNLLYYGVVTLVSILQYSNVYCTTPKVQDLVDDKCLQEECLSYVTKQGHKRASLRDVFQLYCGLSPGTTVRDLISRYTLQLQRVDERRLIQFGLMKGLIRRLQKYPVKVARDERSHPARLYTGCHSYDEICCKTGMSYKELDERLENDPNIIVCWK, from the exons ATGCGCAGTAGGCGCCGttccgccgccgctgctgccggaGCGGTGCCCAGCCCGGGCC CTCCGGCCGCCATGGGCGGCAGGATCGAGTGCGTCTTCTTCAGCGAGTTCCACCCCACGCTGGGGCCCAAGATCACCTACCAG GTCCCGGAGGACTTCATCTCTCGGGAGCTCTTTGACACCATCCAGGTGTACGTCATCACGAAGCCCGAGCTGCAGAACAAGCTGATCACCGT GACGGCCATGGAGAAGAAGCTGATCGGCTGCCCCGTGTGTATCGAGCACAAGAAGTACAGCCGAAACGCTCTGCTCTTCAACCTGGGCTTTGTGTGCGATGCCAGAGCCAAGGCCTGTGCGCTGGAGCCCATAGTGAAGAAGTTGGCTGGCTACCTTACCACCCTCGAG CTGGAAAGTGGCTTCATCTCCAACGAGGAGAGTAAACAGAAGCTGGTTCCTATCATGACCATACTGCTGGAGGAGCTGAACGCCAAAGGAAAGTGCACCCTGCCCATAG ATGAATCTAACACCATCCACCTGAAGGTGATCGAGCAGCGCCCGGATCCCCCCATCGTGCAGGAGTACGATGTCCCCGTCTTCACCCAAGACAAGGACGACTTCTTCAACTCCCAGTGGGATCTCACTACACAGCAG ATCCTGCCCTACATTGATGGCTTTCGGCACGTCCAGAAGATTTCTGCAGAAGCCGACGTGGAGCTGAACTTGGTGCGCATCGCTGTGCAAAACCTGCT GTACTACGGGGTCGTCACACTCGTCTCCATACTTCAG TACTCCAACGTCTACTGCACGACACCAAAGGTCCAGGACCTGGTGGATGACAAGTGTCTCCAGGAAGAGTGTCTGTCCTACGTCACCAAACAAG GGCACAAGCGAGCCAGCCTCAGGGACGTCTTCCAGCTGTACTGCGGGCTGAGCCCTGGCACGACGGTGCGAGATCTCATCTCCCGCTACACCCTGCAGCTCCAGAGGGTGGACGAGAG GAGGCTTATTCAGTTTGGTTTGATGAAGGGCCTTATCCGGCGGCTCCAGAAATACCCCGTCAAGGTCGCCCGGGACGAACGGAGCCACCCAGCCCGGCTGTACACGGGCTGCCACAGCTATGACGAGATCTGCTGCAAGACCG GCATGAGTTACAAGGAGCTGGACGAGCGGCTGGAGAACGACCCCAACATCATCGTATGCTGGAAGTGA
- the ZMYND10 gene encoding zinc finger MYND domain-containing protein 10 isoform X1, translating into MAAAGPAPLLPAEAEALVRALQGTELRDAGGQGWLRQHECVEKLNMHAILSASAGQEQLLTELLVTYAKIPVLIGELISVEIWKHKIFPVLCRLEDFKPRSTFPIYVVLHHEASIINLLETVFFYKEICESAEDSILDLIDYCHRKLTLLAARSTNGQTVTPVELHAEDLASASSMQELQKQAETMEFEISLKALSVLRFITDQVESLPLSALTRMLNTHNLPCLLVELVEHCPWSCREAGKLKKFENGAWHVVPPEDQVKMTKLDGQVWLALLNLLLSPECQRKYHFDGFNKSQLLKLRAFLTDVLIDQLPNLVEMQRFLSHLAVTEPAPPKKDLVLEQVPVIWDHILKKNTGKWEAIAKHQVKRVFSPTEEELKLQARRWAQTYSLDMIEALAPDKPRCRVCGTEAAKRCSRCRNEWYCTRAKGSQGSHCCSAPLALREYLSKSYGKTDGWDTGGGSAGRARSSTGRSTKLPAT; encoded by the exons atggccgccgCCGGTCCGGCGCCGCTCTTGCCCGCCGAGGCCGAGGCGCTGGTGCGGGCCCTGCAGGGCACCGAGCTGCGGgacgccggcgggcaggg ATGGCTTCGGCAGCACGAGTGCGTGGAGAAGCTCAACATGCATGCCATCCTGAGCGCCTCTGCGGGCCAGGAGCAGCTCCTCACCGAGCTGCTGGTCACCTACGCCAAG ATTCCTGTTCTCATTGGGGAGCTGATCTCTGTGGAGATCTGGAAGCACAAGATCTTTCCTGTGCTGTGCCGGCTGGAGGACTTTAAGCCGAGAAGCACCTTCCCCATCTATGTGGTG ctgcatcACGAAGCCTCCATCATTAACCTCTTGGAGACAGTGTTTTTTTACAAG GAGATCTGCGAGTCAGCAGAGGACAGCATTCTGGATTTAATTGATTATTGCCACCGAAAACTGACCCTGCTCGCAGCTCGGAGCACCAATGGACAGACAGTGACCCCAGTGGAGCTTCATGCCGAGGATCTGGCCAGCGCCTCGTCCATGCAG GAGCTGCAGAAGCAGGCGGAGACAATGGAGTTTGAGATTTCTCTGAAAGCCCTGTCCGTGCTGCGGTTCATCACCGATCAGGTGGAGAG TCTGCCCCTGAGCGCGCTGACACGGATGCTGAACACCCACAACCTGCCCTGCCTCCTTGTCGAGCTGGTGGAACATTGCCCCTGGAGCTGCCGGGAAGCAG GCAAGCTCAAGAAGTTTGAGAATGGTGCGTGGCACGTGGTGCCCCCTGAAGACCAGGTGAAGATGACCAAACTCGATGGGCAGGTGTGGCTTGCCCTCCTCAACCTCCTGCTCAGCCCCGAATGCCAGCGCAAATACCACTTCGATGGCTTCAACAAGAGCCAGCTCCTCAAG CTCCGTGCATTCCTGACAGATGTCCTCATTGACCAGCTGCCCAACCTGGTGGAGATGCAGAGATTTCTGAGCCACCTCGCGGTGACAGAGCCAGCTCCCCCCAAAAAGGATCTCGTCCTGGAGCAG GTTCCTGTCATCTGGGACCACATCCTCAAGAAAAACACAGGGAAGTGGGAGGCCATCGCCAAGCACCAGGTGAAGCGTGTCTTCAGCCCTACTGAGGAGGAGCTGAAGCTCCAGGCACGCAG gtggGCACAGACCTACAGCCTGGATATGATAGAGGCTCTGGCCCCCGACAAGCCCCGCTGCAGGGTGTGTGGCACAGAGGCGGCCAAGCGGTGCTCTCGCTGCCGGAACGAGTGGTACTGCACACG GGCCAAGGGAAGCCAGGGGTCCCACTGCTGCTCAGCACCGCTGGCTCTCCGCGAATACCTCTCCAAATCTTACGGCAAGACTGATGGCTGGGACACTGGTGGAGGAAGTGCTG GGCGTGCCAGGTCCAGCACTGGCAGAAGCACAAAGCTGCCTGCAACCTGA
- the ZMYND10 gene encoding zinc finger MYND domain-containing protein 10 isoform X3 encodes MAAAGPAPLLPAEAEALVRALQGTELRDAGGQGWLRQHECVEKLNMHAILSASAGQEQLLTELLVTYAKIPVLIGELISVEIWKHKIFPVLCRLEDFKPRSTFPIYVVLHHEASIINLLETVFFYKEICESAEDSILDLIDYCHRKLTLLAARSTNGQTVTPVELHAEDLASASSMQELQKQAETMEFEISLKALSVLRFITDQVESLPLSALTRMLNTHNLPCLLVELVEHCPWSCREAGKLKKFENGAWHVVPPEDQVKMTKLDGQVWLALLNLLLSPECQRKYHFDGFNKSQLLKLRAFLTDVLIDQLPNLVEMQRFLSHLAVTEPAPPKKDLVLEQVPVIWDHILKKNTGKWEAIAKHQVKRVFSPTEEELKLQARRWAQTYSLDMIEALAPDKPRCRVCGTEAAKRCSRCRNEWYCTRACQVQHWQKHKAACNLMAGAQRSTDDL; translated from the exons atggccgccgCCGGTCCGGCGCCGCTCTTGCCCGCCGAGGCCGAGGCGCTGGTGCGGGCCCTGCAGGGCACCGAGCTGCGGgacgccggcgggcaggg ATGGCTTCGGCAGCACGAGTGCGTGGAGAAGCTCAACATGCATGCCATCCTGAGCGCCTCTGCGGGCCAGGAGCAGCTCCTCACCGAGCTGCTGGTCACCTACGCCAAG ATTCCTGTTCTCATTGGGGAGCTGATCTCTGTGGAGATCTGGAAGCACAAGATCTTTCCTGTGCTGTGCCGGCTGGAGGACTTTAAGCCGAGAAGCACCTTCCCCATCTATGTGGTG ctgcatcACGAAGCCTCCATCATTAACCTCTTGGAGACAGTGTTTTTTTACAAG GAGATCTGCGAGTCAGCAGAGGACAGCATTCTGGATTTAATTGATTATTGCCACCGAAAACTGACCCTGCTCGCAGCTCGGAGCACCAATGGACAGACAGTGACCCCAGTGGAGCTTCATGCCGAGGATCTGGCCAGCGCCTCGTCCATGCAG GAGCTGCAGAAGCAGGCGGAGACAATGGAGTTTGAGATTTCTCTGAAAGCCCTGTCCGTGCTGCGGTTCATCACCGATCAGGTGGAGAG TCTGCCCCTGAGCGCGCTGACACGGATGCTGAACACCCACAACCTGCCCTGCCTCCTTGTCGAGCTGGTGGAACATTGCCCCTGGAGCTGCCGGGAAGCAG GCAAGCTCAAGAAGTTTGAGAATGGTGCGTGGCACGTGGTGCCCCCTGAAGACCAGGTGAAGATGACCAAACTCGATGGGCAGGTGTGGCTTGCCCTCCTCAACCTCCTGCTCAGCCCCGAATGCCAGCGCAAATACCACTTCGATGGCTTCAACAAGAGCCAGCTCCTCAAG CTCCGTGCATTCCTGACAGATGTCCTCATTGACCAGCTGCCCAACCTGGTGGAGATGCAGAGATTTCTGAGCCACCTCGCGGTGACAGAGCCAGCTCCCCCCAAAAAGGATCTCGTCCTGGAGCAG GTTCCTGTCATCTGGGACCACATCCTCAAGAAAAACACAGGGAAGTGGGAGGCCATCGCCAAGCACCAGGTGAAGCGTGTCTTCAGCCCTACTGAGGAGGAGCTGAAGCTCCAGGCACGCAG gtggGCACAGACCTACAGCCTGGATATGATAGAGGCTCTGGCCCCCGACAAGCCCCGCTGCAGGGTGTGTGGCACAGAGGCGGCCAAGCGGTGCTCTCGCTGCCGGAACGAGTGGTACTGCACACG GGCGTGCCAGGTCCAGCACTGGCAGAAGCACAAAGCTGCCTGCAACCTGATGGCCGGGGCGCAGAGGAGCACGGACGACCTGTAA
- the ZMYND10 gene encoding zinc finger MYND domain-containing protein 10 isoform X2: protein MAAAGPAPLLPAEAEALVRALQGTELRDAGGQGWLRQHECVEKLNMHAILSASAGQEQLLTELLVTYAKIPVLIGELISVEIWKHKIFPVLCRLEDFKPRSTFPIYVVLHHEASIINLLETVFFYKEICESAEDSILDLIDYCHRKLTLLAARSTNGQTVTPVELHAEDLASASSMQELQKQAETMEFEISLKALSVLRFITDQVESLPLSALTRMLNTHNLPCLLVELVEHCPWSCREAGKLKKFENGAWHVVPPEDQVKMTKLDGQVWLALLNLLLSPECQRKYHFDGFNKSQLLKLRAFLTDVLIDQLPNLVEMQRFLSHLAVTEPAPPKKDLVLEQVPVIWDHILKKNTGKWEAIAKHQVKRVFSPTEEELKLQARRWAQTYSLDMIEALAPDKPRCRVCGTEAAKRCSRCRNEWYCTRAKGSQGSHCCSAPLALREYLSKSYGKTDGWDTGGGSAGERCVAAVRC, encoded by the exons atggccgccgCCGGTCCGGCGCCGCTCTTGCCCGCCGAGGCCGAGGCGCTGGTGCGGGCCCTGCAGGGCACCGAGCTGCGGgacgccggcgggcaggg ATGGCTTCGGCAGCACGAGTGCGTGGAGAAGCTCAACATGCATGCCATCCTGAGCGCCTCTGCGGGCCAGGAGCAGCTCCTCACCGAGCTGCTGGTCACCTACGCCAAG ATTCCTGTTCTCATTGGGGAGCTGATCTCTGTGGAGATCTGGAAGCACAAGATCTTTCCTGTGCTGTGCCGGCTGGAGGACTTTAAGCCGAGAAGCACCTTCCCCATCTATGTGGTG ctgcatcACGAAGCCTCCATCATTAACCTCTTGGAGACAGTGTTTTTTTACAAG GAGATCTGCGAGTCAGCAGAGGACAGCATTCTGGATTTAATTGATTATTGCCACCGAAAACTGACCCTGCTCGCAGCTCGGAGCACCAATGGACAGACAGTGACCCCAGTGGAGCTTCATGCCGAGGATCTGGCCAGCGCCTCGTCCATGCAG GAGCTGCAGAAGCAGGCGGAGACAATGGAGTTTGAGATTTCTCTGAAAGCCCTGTCCGTGCTGCGGTTCATCACCGATCAGGTGGAGAG TCTGCCCCTGAGCGCGCTGACACGGATGCTGAACACCCACAACCTGCCCTGCCTCCTTGTCGAGCTGGTGGAACATTGCCCCTGGAGCTGCCGGGAAGCAG GCAAGCTCAAGAAGTTTGAGAATGGTGCGTGGCACGTGGTGCCCCCTGAAGACCAGGTGAAGATGACCAAACTCGATGGGCAGGTGTGGCTTGCCCTCCTCAACCTCCTGCTCAGCCCCGAATGCCAGCGCAAATACCACTTCGATGGCTTCAACAAGAGCCAGCTCCTCAAG CTCCGTGCATTCCTGACAGATGTCCTCATTGACCAGCTGCCCAACCTGGTGGAGATGCAGAGATTTCTGAGCCACCTCGCGGTGACAGAGCCAGCTCCCCCCAAAAAGGATCTCGTCCTGGAGCAG GTTCCTGTCATCTGGGACCACATCCTCAAGAAAAACACAGGGAAGTGGGAGGCCATCGCCAAGCACCAGGTGAAGCGTGTCTTCAGCCCTACTGAGGAGGAGCTGAAGCTCCAGGCACGCAG gtggGCACAGACCTACAGCCTGGATATGATAGAGGCTCTGGCCCCCGACAAGCCCCGCTGCAGGGTGTGTGGCACAGAGGCGGCCAAGCGGTGCTCTCGCTGCCGGAACGAGTGGTACTGCACACG GGCCAAGGGAAGCCAGGGGTCCCACTGCTGCTCAGCACCGCTGGCTCTCCGCGAATACCTCTCCAAATCTTACGGCAAGACTGATGGCTGGGACACTGGTGGAGGAAGTGCTGGTGAGCGTTGTGTTGCCGCTGTGAGGTGCTGA
- the ZMYND10 gene encoding zinc finger MYND domain-containing protein 10 isoform X4, whose amino-acid sequence MAAAGPAPLLPAEAEALVRALQGTELRDAGGQGWLRQHECVEKLNMHAILSASAGQEQLLTELLVTYAKIPVLIGELISVEIWKHKIFPVLCRLEDFKPRSTFPIYVVLHHEASIINLLETVFFYKEICESAEDSILDLIDYCHRKLTLLAARSTNGQTVTPVELHAEDLASASSMQELQKQAETMEFEISLKALSVLRFITDQVESLPLSALTRMLNTHNLPCLLVELVEHCPWSCREAGKLKKFENGAWHVVPPEDQVKMTKLDGQVWLALLNLLLSPECQRKYHFDGFNKSQLLKLRAFLTDVLIDQLPNLVEMQRFLSHLAVTEPAPPKKDLVLEQVPVIWDHILKKNTGKWEAIAKHQVKRVFSPTEEELKLQARRWAQTYSLDMIEALAPDKPRCRVCGTEAAKRCSRCRNEWYCTR is encoded by the exons atggccgccgCCGGTCCGGCGCCGCTCTTGCCCGCCGAGGCCGAGGCGCTGGTGCGGGCCCTGCAGGGCACCGAGCTGCGGgacgccggcgggcaggg ATGGCTTCGGCAGCACGAGTGCGTGGAGAAGCTCAACATGCATGCCATCCTGAGCGCCTCTGCGGGCCAGGAGCAGCTCCTCACCGAGCTGCTGGTCACCTACGCCAAG ATTCCTGTTCTCATTGGGGAGCTGATCTCTGTGGAGATCTGGAAGCACAAGATCTTTCCTGTGCTGTGCCGGCTGGAGGACTTTAAGCCGAGAAGCACCTTCCCCATCTATGTGGTG ctgcatcACGAAGCCTCCATCATTAACCTCTTGGAGACAGTGTTTTTTTACAAG GAGATCTGCGAGTCAGCAGAGGACAGCATTCTGGATTTAATTGATTATTGCCACCGAAAACTGACCCTGCTCGCAGCTCGGAGCACCAATGGACAGACAGTGACCCCAGTGGAGCTTCATGCCGAGGATCTGGCCAGCGCCTCGTCCATGCAG GAGCTGCAGAAGCAGGCGGAGACAATGGAGTTTGAGATTTCTCTGAAAGCCCTGTCCGTGCTGCGGTTCATCACCGATCAGGTGGAGAG TCTGCCCCTGAGCGCGCTGACACGGATGCTGAACACCCACAACCTGCCCTGCCTCCTTGTCGAGCTGGTGGAACATTGCCCCTGGAGCTGCCGGGAAGCAG GCAAGCTCAAGAAGTTTGAGAATGGTGCGTGGCACGTGGTGCCCCCTGAAGACCAGGTGAAGATGACCAAACTCGATGGGCAGGTGTGGCTTGCCCTCCTCAACCTCCTGCTCAGCCCCGAATGCCAGCGCAAATACCACTTCGATGGCTTCAACAAGAGCCAGCTCCTCAAG CTCCGTGCATTCCTGACAGATGTCCTCATTGACCAGCTGCCCAACCTGGTGGAGATGCAGAGATTTCTGAGCCACCTCGCGGTGACAGAGCCAGCTCCCCCCAAAAAGGATCTCGTCCTGGAGCAG GTTCCTGTCATCTGGGACCACATCCTCAAGAAAAACACAGGGAAGTGGGAGGCCATCGCCAAGCACCAGGTGAAGCGTGTCTTCAGCCCTACTGAGGAGGAGCTGAAGCTCCAGGCACGCAG gtggGCACAGACCTACAGCCTGGATATGATAGAGGCTCTGGCCCCCGACAAGCCCCGCTGCAGGGTGTGTGGCACAGAGGCGGCCAAGCGGTGCTCTCGCTGCCGGAACGAGTGGTACTGCACACGGTAA
- the RASSF1 gene encoding ras association domain-containing protein 1 isoform X1, translating to MELIELRELQPEPRPGRGRLERTNALRISPARRPGTGPGPGPGPGAHPDPRLTAAPGAGHRFEPRRRGLHTWCDLCGDFVWGGGRKSLQCRHCSFTCHYRCRALVRLDCSGPPGADEEDDGSEQALEKDTNVDEPSEWEKAELDQAQVEQRIKEYNSQINSNLFMSLAGRQGPRTQGVKRRTSFYLPKGTVKHLHILSHTRASEVIDALLRKFTVVDNPRKFALFERSEKDEQVYLRKLADEEQPLRLRLLAGPSEKVLSFVLKENETGEVNWDAFTLPELHNFLRILQREEEEHVRRLRHRYARCRQKMQEALATRTPG from the exons ATGGAGCTCATCGAGCTGCGGGAGCTGCAAccggagccgcggccgggccggggccgcctgGAACGGACCAACGCCTTGCGCAtcagcccggcccgccggcccggcaccggtcccggtcccggtcccggtcccggagCGCACCCCGACCCGCGGCTGACGGCGGCACCGGGCGCCGGGCACCGCTTCGAGCCGCGGCGCCGGGGGCTCCACACCTGGTGCGACCTCTGCGGGGACTTCGTCTGGGGCGGCGGCAGGAAGAGCCTCCAGTGCCGCC ACTGCAGCTTCACCTGCCACTACCGGTGCCGGGCCCTGGTGCGGCTGGACTGCAGCGGCCCCCCGGGCGCCGACGAGGAGGACGATGGCAGCGAGCAGGCGCTGGAGAAGGACACCAACGTG GATGAGCCCAGCGAGTGGgagaaggcagagctggaccaggCGCAGGTGGAGCAGCGGATCAAGGAGTACAACAGCCAGATCAACAGCAACCTCTTCATGAGCCTG gcGGGGCGGCAGGGGCCGCGCACCCAGGGGGTGAAGCGCCGCACGTCCTTCTACCTGCCCAAGGGGACCGTCAAGCACCTGCACATCCTCTCGCACACCCGCGCCAGCGAGGTCATCGACGCCCTCCTCCGCAAGTTCACCGTCGTCGACAACCCCCGCAAGTTCGCCCTCTTCGAGAGGTCCGAGAAGGATGAGCAAG TGTACCTGCGGAAGCTGGCTGATGAGGAGCAGCCCCTGCGCCTGCGGCTGCTGGCCGGCCCCAGCGAGAAGGTGCTCAGCTTCGTCCTGAAGGAGAACGAGACCGGGGAGGTGAAC TGGGACGCCTTCACGCTGCCGGAGCTGCACAACTTCCTGCGCATCCTGCAgcgggaggaggaagagcacGTGCGCCGGCTGCGGCACCGCTACGCTCGCTGCCGCCAGAAGATGCAGGAGGCGTTGGCCACGCGCACCCCGGGGTGA
- the RASSF1 gene encoding ras association domain-containing protein 1 isoform X2 produces the protein MELIELRELQPEPRPGRGRLERTNALRISPARRPGTGPGPGPGPGAHPDPRLTAAPGAGHRFEPRRRGLHTWCDLCGDFVWGGGRKSLQCRHCSFTCHYRCRALVRLDCSGPPGADEEDDGSEQALEKDTNVDEPSEWEKAELDQAQVEQRIKEYNSQINSNLFMSLNKDGSYTGFIKVQLKLVRPVSVPATKRVPSLQAGRQGPRTQGVKRRTSFYLPKGTVKHLHILSHTRASEVIDALLRKFTVVDNPRKFALFERSEKDEQAAVSPWW, from the exons ATGGAGCTCATCGAGCTGCGGGAGCTGCAAccggagccgcggccgggccggggccgcctgGAACGGACCAACGCCTTGCGCAtcagcccggcccgccggcccggcaccggtcccggtcccggtcccggtcccggagCGCACCCCGACCCGCGGCTGACGGCGGCACCGGGCGCCGGGCACCGCTTCGAGCCGCGGCGCCGGGGGCTCCACACCTGGTGCGACCTCTGCGGGGACTTCGTCTGGGGCGGCGGCAGGAAGAGCCTCCAGTGCCGCC ACTGCAGCTTCACCTGCCACTACCGGTGCCGGGCCCTGGTGCGGCTGGACTGCAGCGGCCCCCCGGGCGCCGACGAGGAGGACGATGGCAGCGAGCAGGCGCTGGAGAAGGACACCAACGTG GATGAGCCCAGCGAGTGGgagaaggcagagctggaccaggCGCAGGTGGAGCAGCGGATCAAGGAGTACAACAGCCAGATCAACAGCAACCTCTTCATGAGCCTG AACAAGGACGGCTCCTACACCGGCTTCATCAAGGTGCAGCTGAAGCTGGTGCGCCCCGTCTCGGTGCCGGCCACCAAGCgggtcccctccctgcaggcGGGGCGGCAGGGGCCGCGCACCCAGGGGGTGAAGCGCCGCACGTCCTTCTACCTGCCCAAGGGGACCGTCAAGCACCTGCACATCCTCTCGCACACCCGCGCCAGCGAGGTCATCGACGCCCTCCTCCGCAAGTTCACCGTCGTCGACAACCCCCGCAAGTTCGCCCTCTTCGAGAGGTCCGAGAAGGATGAGCAAG CGGCAGTGTCCCCATGGTGGTGA